In Patescibacteria group bacterium, one DNA window encodes the following:
- a CDS encoding helix-turn-helix domain-containing protein: MYSELFEELGLTPNEAKIYESLVGAAELPVSQISIKAGVHRRNVYDALNRLLDKGLVFQIFQKGENVYRAVHPQKLLEVLREKEKKLQRVLPSLSTQYNAVPPREAAYIYKGIEGYKNYRRDLLRVREEAYFLGAKALWLTPGISQSVQDEFRKTFHSKKIPYKTLFDPRVPQKAPQALKRIGGEYKVLPKGYETVGVVDIFGDHVVTFTSEDVGNFGEYGSIFVMINHDLAESYKTWFRFIWDHCPKADSLK, from the coding sequence ATGTACTCTGAATTATTTGAAGAACTCGGGCTCACACCCAATGAAGCAAAGATTTACGAGTCACTCGTAGGAGCGGCGGAGTTGCCCGTTTCACAGATATCCATTAAAGCCGGCGTACACCGGCGCAATGTCTACGACGCACTCAATCGCCTTTTAGACAAAGGGCTTGTGTTTCAAATTTTTCAGAAAGGTGAAAACGTCTACCGCGCCGTACATCCTCAAAAACTCCTTGAAGTACTTCGTGAAAAAGAAAAAAAACTGCAGCGCGTACTGCCAAGTCTTTCCACACAATACAATGCCGTGCCTCCGCGCGAAGCAGCATACATTTACAAAGGAATTGAGGGATACAAAAATTATCGACGTGATCTCTTGCGCGTGCGAGAAGAAGCGTATTTTTTGGGTGCAAAAGCTCTTTGGCTCACACCAGGTATTTCTCAATCAGTACAGGACGAGTTCAGAAAAACATTCCACTCAAAAAAGATTCCTTACAAAACACTCTTTGATCCTCGCGTTCCTCAAAAAGCTCCGCAGGCGCTTAAGCGCATTGGAGGAGAATATAAAGTTCTTCCAAAAGGATATGAAACTGTTGGCGTCGTCGATATCTTCGGCGACCATGTGGTTACGTTTACAAGTGAAGATGTGGGAAACTTTGGAGAATATGGATCTATTTTTGTAATGATCAACCATGATCTCGCGGAAAGCTACAAAACATGGTTTCGATTCATTTGGGATCACTGCCCGAAAGCAGACTCGTTGAAGTGA
- a CDS encoding DMT family transporter — protein MITSLSFTTLAILSALLGAVANIIARTLLRDLRSQDILGINFLTMGATLLLISPLFYFFQPSLLVIGLVALIGVIDTFANYFYFKTFEKTEASIATPLLSLAPGFTFFFAWLTLGESSQWYTYLIAAAILVLTVYVSTNFSQLKTFQAHTLIPALVASFLFGVSAIPAKYLLDTLHAVNAPTLYMFRAGFISLFTLLLFGFPILRISTQQYRVIFFRGLIVISQWVLLYFALSRGNSGVTLTLGNITPIFVFFLSVVFLREKPTPKKILAALCIFILSFIIA, from the coding sequence ATGATTACATCACTCAGTTTCACCACACTGGCAATTCTCTCCGCACTTCTTGGCGCAGTAGCAAATATTATTGCTCGAACGCTATTGCGAGATCTTCGCTCACAAGACATCCTTGGCATCAATTTTCTGACGATGGGAGCAACGCTTCTTCTAATTTCTCCTCTTTTTTATTTTTTTCAACCCTCGCTTCTTGTTATTGGACTTGTCGCTCTCATAGGTGTGATCGATACTTTTGCAAATTATTTTTATTTCAAAACATTTGAAAAGACTGAAGCAAGTATTGCAACACCTCTCCTCTCGCTTGCCCCGGGGTTTACATTCTTTTTTGCTTGGCTCACACTCGGTGAGTCTTCACAGTGGTACACGTATCTTATTGCGGCGGCCATTCTTGTGCTTACAGTATATGTTTCAACAAATTTTTCCCAATTGAAAACATTTCAAGCGCACACCCTTATTCCTGCACTTGTTGCTTCGTTTCTGTTTGGCGTTTCGGCAATTCCTGCAAAATATCTTCTTGATACACTCCATGCAGTGAATGCCCCTACGCTCTACATGTTTCGTGCGGGGTTTATTTCACTCTTTACACTTCTCTTGTTTGGCTTTCCGATATTACGCATATCGACACAGCAGTATCGCGTCATATTTTTCCGTGGTCTCATTGTTATTTCCCAATGGGTTCTTCTGTATTTTGCGCTATCACGCGGGAATAGCGGCGTCACGCTCACACTTGGCAATATCACGCCAATTTTCGTGTTTTTCTTGAGCGTAGTATTTCTGAGAGAAAAACCGACTCCTAAAAAAATCCTCGCAGCTCTATGTATTTTCATCCTCTCATTCATTATTGCATAG
- a CDS encoding Rrf2 family transcriptional regulator: MNKGHTVCSDQASRSGSFQMTQKVDYALFLLTVLAKFSEHTSLRSIAERNHLSFAFLQKVARLLRSADIIKSARGREGGYTLAKSSAHILFRDIVLAVEGQTVPHACLSERRTSHACPRKALCSIRPALQRLHTQMQQLYLSKPLTYFLHKQ; the protein is encoded by the coding sequence ATGAATAAAGGGCATACAGTATGTTCAGATCAAGCGAGCCGCAGCGGCTCGTTTCAAATGACGCAAAAAGTGGATTATGCGTTGTTTTTGCTGACTGTTCTTGCAAAGTTCTCCGAGCATACATCCTTACGCTCCATTGCAGAACGTAATCATCTTTCATTCGCATTTCTTCAGAAAGTGGCACGCCTTCTGCGATCGGCAGATATTATTAAATCTGCGCGCGGCAGGGAGGGAGGATATACATTGGCAAAGTCCTCTGCGCATATTCTCTTCCGGGATATAGTATTGGCAGTAGAGGGGCAGACAGTTCCCCATGCGTGCCTAAGTGAAAGGCGCACATCGCATGCCTGTCCCCGAAAAGCGCTCTGCAGCATACGTCCCGCCCTGCAGCGTTTGCACACCCAAATGCAGCAGCTCTACCTCTCAAAACCCCTTACCTATTTTCTTCACAAGCAATGA
- a CDS encoding NAD(P)H-dependent oxidoreductase encodes MTALFAPKLKPKEILVIQGSLSQYSKSHILVESVAQKLRDRDCSFGVLDIRLSDIDFYKGAGIETYGTPTREAYARIAAAHAFVFSSPVYGGKISGGIRNLIDVMKDAMKGKLAAVMCSAKEGNAYPASVELKELLTSAACVRTVQPIVLVSDESFKNNLIYDDVVHDVMEEMLYSLTKQCKEQPTQNIATT; translated from the coding sequence ATGACCGCACTGTTTGCACCCAAACTGAAACCAAAAGAAATCCTTGTGATTCAAGGCAGCCTTTCTCAATATTCAAAATCTCATATATTGGTGGAGAGTGTTGCTCAGAAATTGCGAGACAGAGATTGTTCATTTGGCGTACTCGATATTCGCTTGAGTGATATTGATTTTTACAAAGGCGCTGGCATTGAGACATACGGCACGCCAACAAGGGAAGCATATGCCCGTATTGCAGCAGCGCATGCGTTTGTATTCAGCAGTCCCGTGTATGGCGGCAAAATTTCCGGTGGCATTCGCAATCTTATTGATGTTATGAAAGATGCAATGAAGGGCAAGCTTGCTGCGGTGATGTGTAGCGCGAAAGAAGGCAATGCATACCCCGCATCCGTTGAACTGAAGGAGCTCCTTACGTCAGCAGCATGTGTGAGAACGGTACAGCCCATTGTACTCGTTTCTGATGAGAGTTTTAAAAATAATTTGATCTATGATGATGTTGTTCATGACGTGATGGAAGAAATGCTGTATTCACTGACAAAACAATGCAAAGAACAGCCGACACAGAACATAGCTACCACTTGA
- the sufC gene encoding Fe-S cluster assembly ATPase SufC gives MNTPILSLKHVDVSRDGTTLLHDISLDLQKGQIHMIMGPNGSGKSTLLNSIMGNPSCILEKGSIMLNGKRIQKLAPYERARLGLSMTFQNPVELPGVPFAHVVQATREGVSSRFEPSEQHLSPTRLAEKMKEVMKRVGMDAQFLYRSLNEGFSGGEKKKSELVQLALCKPAIALIDEIDSGLDIDALKEACALLCDLNKAGTALVIVTHNPRLIEYIQPNIISILVGGGIVRSGGVSLVEELEKKGYEAFSKS, from the coding sequence ATGAACACTCCAATCCTCTCACTCAAACACGTAGATGTGTCGCGCGATGGCACAACACTCCTTCATGATATTTCACTCGATCTACAAAAAGGGCAGATACACATGATCATGGGTCCTAATGGTTCAGGGAAAAGTACGCTTCTCAACAGCATTATGGGTAATCCCAGCTGCATCCTCGAAAAAGGGAGTATCATGCTCAACGGTAAACGAATACAGAAACTCGCGCCTTATGAACGAGCGCGACTCGGACTCTCTATGACATTTCAGAATCCCGTAGAATTGCCCGGCGTGCCATTTGCGCATGTTGTTCAAGCTACCCGCGAGGGAGTATCTAGTCGATTTGAACCAAGCGAACAACATCTTTCGCCAACTCGTCTTGCAGAAAAAATGAAAGAAGTAATGAAACGAGTGGGCATGGACGCTCAATTTCTTTATCGATCTCTTAATGAAGGATTTTCTGGGGGAGAGAAGAAAAAATCTGAACTGGTCCAACTCGCGCTATGTAAACCCGCAATTGCACTCATTGATGAGATCGATTCGGGACTGGACATTGATGCGCTCAAAGAAGCATGCGCGCTTCTATGCGATCTAAACAAGGCTGGCACCGCTCTTGTTATTGTGACCCATAACCCCCGTCTTATCGAGTATATTCAGCCTAATATAATATCAATATTGGTTGGAGGGGGGATTGTGCGTTCGGGAGGTGTGTCGCTTGTTGAAGAACTTGAGAAAAAAGGATATGAAGCGTTCTCAAAATCATAA
- a CDS encoding asparaginase: protein MTAYAQKRLLIIFTGGTIAGNVAKSNVVQLVKSDPENFMTIVNNSVEIVKKNWNIEIKPEVVELFNVDSSNIIPQNWSALAEKIQETYDQYDAYIILHGTNTMGYTCAALSFALENINKPVIVTGAQVPLGYLGSDATTNLINALRIAVWGYHPIKGVMAVFGSKIISGTRVKKGTDFDYDPFSSFITGALGQIGRFMRINVSALDRHNAYLSKSKPLAIQSRVLSVKKDFETSHIASLSEFPGMSPDIFRVLVEHADIRAFIFRAFGAGDASAHLFEGFEYLKEKRIPIVVTSQAPSGVASFQVNETGQYLRDNDLAIPAFDMSIESMTTKLGWLLAQKVSYENMKSKMLEDLHGEINIENELL, encoded by the coding sequence ATGACTGCCTATGCGCAAAAACGCCTCCTTATTATCTTTACGGGTGGAACTATCGCCGGAAATGTTGCAAAAAGCAATGTTGTTCAGTTGGTGAAATCCGATCCGGAAAACTTCATGACGATCGTTAACAACTCCGTAGAAATTGTTAAAAAAAATTGGAACATTGAAATCAAACCGGAAGTCGTTGAGCTTTTTAATGTTGATAGTTCGAATATCATTCCGCAAAACTGGAGCGCCCTTGCAGAAAAAATTCAGGAAACGTATGACCAGTATGATGCATATATTATACTCCATGGTACCAACACCATGGGATACACATGCGCTGCGCTTTCCTTTGCTCTTGAGAATATTAACAAGCCAGTCATTGTTACCGGAGCGCAGGTGCCCCTGGGATATTTGGGAAGCGATGCAACAACTAATCTTATTAACGCACTGCGCATTGCAGTGTGGGGCTACCATCCCATCAAAGGAGTTATGGCTGTTTTTGGCAGCAAAATCATTTCCGGTACGCGAGTAAAAAAAGGGACAGATTTTGATTATGATCCATTCAGTTCATTTATCACGGGTGCATTGGGGCAGATAGGGCGGTTTATGCGCATAAATGTATCAGCGCTCGATCGGCATAATGCATATTTATCTAAATCAAAGCCCCTGGCCATCCAATCACGCGTATTAAGCGTGAAGAAAGATTTTGAAACATCACATATTGCTTCATTGAGTGAGTTTCCCGGAATGTCTCCTGACATATTTCGAGTGCTTGTTGAACATGCGGATATCCGAGCATTTATCTTTAGAGCTTTTGGTGCTGGTGATGCAAGTGCCCACTTGTTTGAGGGTTTTGAATATCTCAAAGAAAAACGCATTCCGATTGTTGTTACGTCGCAGGCTCCAAGCGGTGTGGCAAGTTTTCAGGTGAATGAGACCGGTCAGTATTTGAGAGATAATGATCTTGCAATTCCCGCCTTTGATATGAGTATAGAATCCATGACAACAAAACTTGGCTGGCTTCTTGCCCAAAAAGTAAGTTATGAGAATATGAAATCAAAAATGCTTGAGGATTTGCATGGCGAGATAAATATTGAGAATGAGTTGCTGTAA
- a CDS encoding NADP-dependent malic enzyme, whose product MPKKTVQELSLQLHKKLHGKIAIAPKVRLKTLRDLSISYTPGVAAASSYLALHKDEVRHYTMKGNAIAVVSDGSAVLGLGNIGPEGALPVMEGKALIFKEFANIDAFPIVLATQDSDEIIAAVRAIAPTFGGINLEDIAAPRCFEIERQLQESLDIPVVHDDQHGTAVVVLAGLLNALKVVKKKLHTVRIVLSGAGAAGSAIADILLKKGVGDIVMVDSKGIVSLSRSDLDSHKLELAARTNVRKLQGGLAEAFVGADVAIGVSKAGLFTEAHIRSMNAEPIIFAMANPTPEIMPREALRAGAAIIATGRSDFPNQVNNALVFPGLFRGALDHGVRRVTDAMFIRAAEKLAALVPHPTRERIVPSIFDTRVVKAVSSAISLK is encoded by the coding sequence ATGCCAAAGAAAACAGTTCAAGAGCTATCACTCCAGCTTCATAAAAAGCTGCATGGCAAAATTGCCATAGCTCCTAAGGTACGACTCAAAACACTGCGCGACCTTAGTATCTCATATACGCCCGGTGTGGCTGCTGCATCATCATATCTTGCGCTTCACAAAGATGAAGTACGCCACTATACCATGAAGGGCAATGCCATCGCGGTTGTATCCGACGGTTCAGCAGTGCTTGGTTTGGGAAATATTGGCCCTGAAGGCGCACTGCCAGTGATGGAGGGTAAAGCACTTATTTTCAAAGAGTTTGCGAATATCGATGCATTTCCCATTGTACTTGCAACTCAAGATAGCGATGAAATTATTGCAGCCGTACGCGCTATCGCTCCAACATTCGGTGGCATTAATTTGGAAGATATTGCTGCGCCTCGGTGTTTTGAAATAGAGCGCCAACTTCAGGAGTCTCTCGATATCCCTGTTGTGCATGATGACCAGCATGGTACAGCTGTTGTTGTACTTGCGGGGTTGTTGAATGCGCTTAAAGTGGTGAAAAAGAAATTGCATACCGTACGCATTGTCCTATCCGGTGCGGGAGCTGCCGGGAGTGCCATAGCAGATATTCTCCTCAAAAAAGGGGTAGGGGATATAGTGATGGTGGATAGCAAGGGAATTGTATCGCTTTCTCGATCCGACCTCGATTCCCATAAACTCGAACTTGCAGCGCGGACGAATGTGCGCAAGCTTCAAGGAGGCTTGGCAGAAGCGTTTGTTGGCGCTGATGTTGCAATCGGCGTTTCAAAGGCGGGTCTTTTTACGGAAGCGCATATCAGAAGCATGAATGCTGAACCAATTATTTTTGCAATGGCAAATCCTACGCCAGAAATCATGCCGCGCGAAGCATTGCGTGCCGGAGCGGCAATCATTGCAACCGGCAGATCAGATTTTCCCAATCAAGTGAATAATGCACTTGTATTTCCCGGATTGTTTCGCGGAGCCCTTGACCATGGCGTTCGGCGCGTCACGGATGCTATGTTTATCCGAGCAGCCGAAAAGCTGGCGGCGCTTGTACCCCACCCTACTCGCGAGCGCATTGTTCCTTCGATTTTTGATACGCGTGTAGTAAAAGCAGTGTCATCTGCAATTTCCCTGAAATAA